In Granulicella mallensis MP5ACTX8, the sequence AGCTTCCCCTGCGCCAGCATCTCCGTCGCAATATGCGAGCGCAGATCGCGGGTCACAGGATCGATGGTCTGGTACTCCTCTTCGATTCCCAGCGTGAAGGTCGGTCGCATGATTCAACCTCTGGCGAAACTAGATATTGCTCACAAGTCGAACACTGAGCTTACCGCCGTTTTTGGCCAGCGTCACTGTCACCTGGGACTCACTGAAGCCTGGCGATAAAAACTGCAGGTAATGAACTCTCGTGTTCTGCTCCGAAGAGATCGAAAATCGTCCCTGTTCATCCGTCTTGGACATCATCATGCAGCTCTTGAAACCGCGCGTGCACTCCGCGACGATCACATCGCCCATCGCCTGCCTGGCCCCACCTGCGTCCTCGGAGTAAACGGACCCGCTCAGGTTCTCGGCCCGCTGCTGCGTGTCGACCGTCTTTGTCTGACCGAAACAGGAAGCGCTCATCGCGAGCAGGCAAGCAGTCCAAAGTCCCGGCATCCACATCGTGCGTATCGTCATTGATTTCCCTTCGTTACGGCCTTTTTCGCGGCCACCTTCTTCGCTGGAACTTTCTTCGCAGCACTCTTCTTTGCCAAAGCCTTCTTCGCGGGCTCAGCGCCCAGGAAGCTCGACCAGCGCAGATCCTTCATCGGCTCCCCGGCCAGCTTCGCCTTCTTGATCGCGAGCTTCGCGACATGGTCCACGATCCACTCGAAGCTCTCTTCTCCCACCGCATGCCGGTCGGCATCGGGCGCGGGATTCATGAAGTCGATGGCGTACGGGACGCCATTCTCCACCGCAAACTCAACGGTATTCAGATCATAGCCAAGCGCGCGGCAAAGCTTCAACGCATCCTTCTTGACCCGCGCCAGCAGAGCCTTTGGATACTCCGGCGGATCGAGTACATAACGGTGCGCATGCTCCCGGCGCGGATCGTACGTCATGATCCGCACGTCCTCCTGCCCAACGACGTAGCAGCGGAAGTACTCCTGGAACTTAACCTCTGCCTGCAGCATCATGCAGAGGTCGCGCGTCTGGTCGTAGGCATGGAAGAACTCATCGCGATTGTGGACATGGTAGACATCGCGCCAGCCGCCGCCGTCGTGCGGCTTCAGGAACGCCGGAAACTTTACATACTCAAAGACCGCATCCCAGTCGAGCGGGTACTGCAGGTTGCGCATGGAGCGTTGATTGGTATCCGGCGGATAGTTCTTGTGCGGCAGCAGCACCGTTCGCGGCACGGCAACGCCAAGCTTCTCCGCCAACGCGTAGTTGAAGAACTTATCGTCAGCCGACCACCAGAACGGATTGTTGATAACCTCCGTCCCCGTCAGCGCCGCATTCTTCAGGTACGAGCGATAAAAAGGAATATCGTGCGATATTCGGTCGACGATGACGGCATAAGAACTGCGCTTAGCCATCTCAATCCCCCCGATCTCGACAAATTCCGCCCGAATGCCCTCAATCTCCATCGAGTTGATGCGCTCGACCAGAGCCCCCGGAAAAGTGTTTTCCATCCCAAACAACACGCCGATCTTCTTCACTGCCATATCCGCAATCCCCCAGAACCGATTGTCTTCGTTTATAGATAAACCTGCATCATCCTCTGCCACCAGGGCCAGTCATGCTCAGCGTTATCGCCCCACACATCGAGCCGCACCGGAATGTTCTTCGCCCTCAACTCCGTGGCAAGCCTTTCGTTGTCGTTCCAGCAGTGGTCGTGAACACCAGTCGCCAGAACATACGTGTTATGCCGCATCCGATCCAGATAGCCCGCGTCATGCAGATTCGGCAGATAATCCAGCGGCAGGTTGAAGTAGCAGTCCTCGTCGTAATAGCCACGCAGGAAGCCCTTCATATCGAACGCGCCACTCATCGAAAGCAACCCTGAAAACAGATGCGGATGCCGGAACGCAATATTGGCCGCGTGATAGCCGCCCAGGCTGCAGCCCAGCGATACCAGGTGAGGCTGATGATTGCGTTGCCGCACAAACGGCACAACCCCTTTCAGGATGTACTCCTCATACTGCATATGACGCGCAATTCTCCATCGTGGAGGTACGTCGCGGTTGTACCAGCTCTCGGCATCGACCGAGTCCACGCAAAAGAGCTGCAGCTTCCCGGCTTCGATCTTGTCCTGCACGGACGCCACCATCGCACGATCTTCAAACTCATAGAAACGCCCGCACGAGGTTGGGAACACAATCACCGGCAGACCGTCATGCCCGAACACGAGCATCTCCATCTCACGGTCTAACTCACCCGAGTACCCCTTGTAATATTCCCGTTTCATGAGCAGGCCCTCTGATACTCTGAGGCCTTACTTCTACACGAAGGTTGTGTTTTAGATTTGAACGATTCACTCATTGCTGTCTCTCCCGACTTCATGCCTCTTCCGGCGGACGATTTCGGCCTGCGTTTTGAAGGCGCCTCTACAAGCCCCGACGGTGCCCTGCCCTACGACCTTGACAGCAATCCGCGCTATCGCGTGCTCCGCGGATTTCACTCGCGATTTCTGCCCGATGACCGGGATATCTCAATCTATCTCCCGGAAGCGTATCGCACGGAGCCCCGGAGACGCTTTCCTGTCTTTTATTTACACGACGGCCAGAACCTCTTCGATGGCCGCACCTCTTACGCTGCCAACCGCACCTGGCGCGCCCACACTACCGCCGACTGGCTTACCCGCCAGGGCCTCATCGAGCCGGTCATCCTTGTCGGCATCGCCAACACCGGTGCTCGCCGGATCGCCGAGTATACTCCGACACGGGACGCCCGTCTCGGAGGCGGCGAGGGCACGCTCTACGGCCGGCTCCTGGTCGAGGATCTGAAACCCCTGATCGACCGCCGTTTCCGCACATTGCCCGACGCTGCCAATACGGCTCTCGGAGGTTCATCGCTGGGCGGCCTCATCACGCTGGTACTCGGCATGAAGTATCCGGAGGTCTTTGGAAAGCTCGCCGTACTCTCGCCGAGCGTCTGGTGGGACAACCGGAGCCTGCTGGCGCTGATGAACCCATCCCAACCCAAGCAGCACCTTCGTATCTGGCTCGATATGGGCATGTCCGAAGGGCTGCGGCACCTGCGCGACACCGACCTGCTGCACCGGCGGCTGGTACTGCGCGGCTGGCAGGATGGCATCGACCTCAAATACCTGCGCGTTCCCGGCGGAGTACACGACGAGGAAGCCTGGGCAGCGCGCTTCGACCAGGTGCTAAAGTTCCTGTTCCCTGCGGTAAAGTAGGTCTGCTCTTGCCTTTCCTGCTGCTATTTCCACAGGGAATCGGCTTTTGATTTTGCTTCTGAGGTTCCGTTCGAGCTTCGCCCTGTGCTTTTCCATTGCGGATTTGACTGAAATCCGAGATACTTAGGTGTTCGGACTTACACGTCCGCCGGCTGTGTCGATCGAAATCCACGGCTTCAGCGGCCAGCCCTGAACGACATTCGAGTTTCTTGAGAGGATTTACCCCTGTGTTGATGATTCGTTTGGCGCGCGTTGGCGCCCGCAAGCAGCCCCACTATCGCGTTGTTGTTATCGAGAAGGACCGCGCACGCAACGGTCGCTCCATCGAAGTGGTTGGCACCTACAATCCCCGCACCAATCCGGCAAGCGTCGATCTCAAGAGTGACCGCATCGCTTATTGGACCAGCAAGGGCGCTCAGTTCTCCGAGACCGTCGGCAAGCTCGTAGCTAAGTACAAGCCTGCCACCGAGTCGGCCGCCGATGCGTCCAAGCCTCTCACCCCTGCCGTTGCGCCGACCGTTGCTGCGGCTGAGCCAGTCGCCGAAACCGAGCCAATTGCTGCTGCATAGCAATTGGTGCGATATTTGTCGCACACGTCGACTTCCCAGAGGTGACTGAGTGACCGAAAAATCAGATCCCAATCCGAACAATAGCGCTATCTCAAACATGCAGTCCCTGATGCTCGAGATAGCACGAGCGCTGGTAGATGATCCCGAAGCGGTTCATGTTGACGCGTCCGATGCCGAGGGCTCCACGGTGCTTCGCCTCCGCGTGGCCCCCAACGACATTGGCAAAGTAATCGGAAAGCAGGGCCGGACAGCCCGTTGCCTGCGAACGATTCTTGGTGCCGCCAGCATGAAGCACCGGCATCGCTTTTCGCTCGATATCATCGAAGCGGAAGGCGACAAGGCCGCCCATGTCGAGTAATCCTCAGGTTCTGTAGGAGCAATGACGGATTACTCGCAACAGGACCCTTCAAAACTGGACTCCTCCTCCTCTTCCAAATGGGTCGCAATCGCTTCCATCCTGCGTCCGCAAGGACGCAAGGGTGAGGTGTTGTCCGAACTCCTGACAGATCTCACGGACCAGTTCCATGAGGGCCGTCTCGTAACGCTCGCTAAAAAAGATGCGGTACATCCCCTTCCCAGTACTGTGCCTGTAGCACTCGAAGGCCATTGGCTCCCGACCGGCAAGAATGCCGGCCGCATCGTACTGAAGCTGGCAGGCTGCGACAGCATCTCGCAGGCCGAGCTTCTCGCTGGCCAGCAGGTGATGATTCCCGCAGAAGAACTTCCAGAACTCGAGGAAGATACCTTCTACGTCGCCGACCTGCTCGATTGCACGCTGTTCAACGGCGAACAGCCCGTCGGCAAGATCATTGACGTGCAATTTGCCACGACCCCCGATGGCAAAACGCGCCTTCCCGATGCCGCTCCCCTGCTGTGCGTTGAACTCTCCGGCAGCACAGAGGAAGAAGTGGAACCTTTGTTGATTCCCTTCGTTCGCGCCCATCTGGAATCCGTCGATGTCACCGCAAAACGTATCGTGATGCATCTGCCGGAAGGGTTGATGCTAGAGGAAGACGAGTAGAGTCCTTCCTCTCTGATCCTCTACACGCTAGTCTTTACACTCTGTCTTTCTCATGCGCTTCGACATCGTCACCATCTTTCCAGAGTTCTTCGGCGGACCGCCCAACAATGGCATCCTGGGCCACGGCATCCTCGAGCGCGCCCTGCGCATCGGGCAGGCAGAGGCCCATACCCACGATCTCCGCAGCTTCACCTACGACCGCCATCGCACCGTCGACGACCGGCCCTTCGGAGGCGGCGAAGGCATGGTGCTCAAAGCCCAACCCATCTTCGAGTGCGTTGAATCTCTGGGCATCGCTCCCAAAGCCGAACGCGACACAACGCGCGAGTCCGTCATCCTGCTCTCCGCCCAGGGCAAGCGATTCACCCAGGCCACGGCCCGCCATCTTGCCAAGCTGGATCGCGTCGTCCTGATCTGCGGACGCTACGAAGGCGTGGACGAGCGCGTCAGCCAGCTGCTCTGTGACGACGAGCTTTCCATCGGCGACTACGTGCTCTCCGGCGGCGAACTCGGCGCGGCAGTGATCGTCGATGCCGTCGTCCGCCTGCTGCCCGGCGTATTGGGCCACGCCGACTCCTCGAAGTACGAAAGCTTCGGCGAGGGCGACGAACCCACCGATACCATGACCGAAGATGGCGTCCCCCGCTCCACCCACGGCTCTGGAGGCCTGCTCGACTACCCTCATTACACGCGGCCATCAGAGTTCCGCGGCACGACGATTCCCGAGGTGTTAGGCAACGGCGACCACAGCGTTATCCGCAAGTGGCGCAGGCAGGCGGCCCTCGCGAAGACGCTCGCCAATCGGCCCGACCTGTTGCCTTCAGCCGATCTCAATGACAATGACCGCGCGTTTCTGAACAAGCTCGGATTCAATCGAAAGCATTGAATCCGCTCTAACTCCACCCCATGTCGTGTACCTCACCCAGGGAGTCCTGGCGATCAGGCAGATAAACTGCTGATTTGGAAAGCGGTGTACATAGGGGACGGCCCACCCAATAACGAGGGGCTCCGGAAAAACAGGAAGAATGTGTTTGAAGCAGGGTCAGCCCTCTGCTAGACTCTGCTCGTCAGCCAGGAGCCATCATGCGACGACTCGCAATACTGCTCGTGATCACCTCCGCCACCTGCCTCTCCGCCTTGCAGGCGCAAAGCGCTCCTGCCCGCGGGCCTGACGGGAGCATGCGAACCATCACTCCAGGCATTGAGGTGCTCCCTTATCTTAACCGCCCGTTCTCAGGAACAGACACCATCGTGAAGACTCTCTCGATCGAGGGCGGAGGAACGATCACAACGTCCGAGACGTCAAAGATCGCACGAGATAGCCAGGGACGGCTCTATCGCGAACGGCATCACTTTGCAGCAGTGGATGTCGATCCAGAGAAGACACTCTACGAGTTCTACGTTCTTGATCCGATCGCTCATACGCATACCGTATGCACCATCGCGACTCATCAATGCACGCGCACAAGTTACCATCCGCGGTTTTCGTATCCAGTACAGCCAACCGGCGCCTTTGACGCAGGACGGCGTTTCCTGACAAGAGACGATCTCGGACAACAATCGATCGATAATCTCCCGGCGATCGGAACCCGCGAAATCACCACCATTGCCCCGGCAACGGTAGGAAACGACAAGGAGCTTAGCTTGTCGCGAGAGTTCTGGTACTCGCCTGATTTGAAAACGAATCTCTCTGTCATCCGGAAAGATCCGCGCGAAGGAACTCAGGCCATTCATCTCAACGTGCTATCGCGCGATGAACCCGATCCCAGCATCTTTGCTGTCCCCGCAGGCTACACTGTTCAGGATGACCTGCAGGTAACGACATCCTCCAACTGACCTGTGGATTTCCCTCTGCAAAATCGCGCAATTCGTGTAAACTGAATCCTGCGACTTTACGAAGGAATCACATCATGTCTATCCATCCGATTATGCAGAAGCTGGCTGACAAGCTCCAGCGCACCGACCTCCCCGAATTTGCTGCCGGCGACACCGTTCGCGTACAGGTCAAGATCAAGGAAGGCGACAAAGAGCGTCTTCAGGCGTTCGAGGGCATGGTCATTGCCGTCAAGAAGGGCCCCCAGGGCAGCTTCACTGTTCGCAAGATGAGCTTCGGCCAAGGCGTCGAGCGTATCTTCCCTTACAACTCGAAGGTTGTCGACAAGGTCGAAAAGATCCGCTCCTACCAGGTGCGCCGCTCGAAGCTCTTCTACCTGCGCGGTCTGCGTGGCAAGGCTGCCCGTCTGCGCGAGGTTGAGCGCAGCAAGTAAGATTTTCACCACGCTTCCCAAAAAGCGGCGGCCCTCGGGTCGCCGCTTTTCGTTTGCTCACAACAAAAATCCGCTAAACTCGAAAACAACGATGTCGGCCCTTTTCCAAATTCCAGTTCCGCCCGGCGTCACCAAAGCCACCGCCAAGCAGCAGATGCTGAAGCAGCTAATCTGCAGCGATGCCCCGGAGCAGGCCTTGCGCTACCAGGGGTTCCAGTCGATTGCAGGCGTCGACGAGGTCGGACGCGGCGCGCTCTTTGGCCCGGTCGTCGCTGCAGCAGTGATTCTGCCTGAGAAGACCGGCATCCTCGCCCGGATGGGACTCAAGGACTCCAAGCAGCTTACCCGCGAAGATCGCGAGCGCCTCGACCGCAAGATTCGCACCATGGCATTGGCCGTCGCCATCGCCGAGGTCGACGCCGCCACCATCGACCGGGTCAACATCTACCAGGCCTCGCGCATGGCTATGCTGATGGCCGTACAGCAGCTTGGAATCGCCCCCGACCACCTCATCATCGACGCCATGCGAATCGACCACCCCTGCCCGCAGACCAAGCTGTACTACGGCGATGCATTGTGCCTTTCCATCGCCGCAGCTTCGGTCGTTGCCAAGGTATATCGCGATGGATTGCTGCGCGAGTTCGACACGGTGTATCCGCAGTACGGCCTCGCCTCTCACAAGGGATACGGGACGCCGGAGCATCGCAGGGCCCTCGTCGCGCATGGCCCCTGTGAACTCCATCGCCACACCTTCGCCCCGGTTGCGGCTGTTCGACCGAAGGATGTGCCGAAAGACAGTATCGAACCCCGCGAGTTATTCCCTGCTGACGACAACACACTTTTACAGGAGGAAACATGGGCCTGAGGCTTCTCTGTGTCGTCGCACACCCTGACGATGAATGCTTCGCCTTTGGTGGTGCCCTGGCCCTTGCAGCTGCACGTGGCGTCGAGACAAGCGTCATCTGCCTTACGGACGGACAGGCTGCCACTCATCGCGGCTCTGCCACCAGCGGCAAGGAGCTCGGGGCAATGCGCCGTGCGGAGTTTGTGGCCTCCTGCAAGGTACTCGGAGTCGCGCACTACGAGTTGCTCGACTATCAGGACGCCCAGCTCGAGTTCGCAAACCTCTCCGAAGTAGCCGGAAAGCTTGTCGCTCGCATCCGCAGCTTCCGTCCGCAGGTGGTCATCACCTTTGGCAGCGATGGCGGATTGAACACGCACCCCGACCACACCGTGGTCTCTGCTGCTACGACTGCGGCGTTCCACTGGGCAGCCTCTGCGAAGCGCTATCTCGAACACGGAGAGTTGTACCAACCGCAACGGCTCTATCACCTGTCGACGAGCTACTTTCTGCCGGATCGCCCTTCCCCCATTCCTGCTCCCTGGACAGTCACGCTCGACATCAGCTCCGTCTTCGAGCGCAAGCAGGAAGCCTTCCGCGCTCACGCCTCGCAGGCCCCGCTGATGGAACGCACCAAGCCTATCTTCGAGAAGTACGGCAACGAAGAGTACTACACGCTGCTCGCCTCGCCCGTGCCGCAGCCAGCGCGGCAGTCGACTGATCTGTTCGAGGGCGTTGCAGAAATCTAACGATCAGAAGCCCTGAAGCGAGAAGACAGACGAGGTCGGAATGAAGAGAACTTTCTCCGAGAAAGCCATTGAGATCTCGCTCCTCTTTGCGCTCGTCGTACATGTCATCGCACTCTTCACCATGGCGGGCCTGCTCTTGCCCGGCGTCCCCGGCTCCGGCCTAAAAACGGTCGATCTGCGCGCCGCCTATATCGCCACGCATCCTTGGCGATGGCACCTCGGCTGGTTTCCCTGGCATCTCTGCGCGCTATCGGATCTAGCGGTCTCCCTCGCACTGTTACGACTACGATGGGTACCGAAAGCGCTGTCGGCACCCACACTGCTCCTCACATTGATCGCAGCTGCCATTGAACAGTATTTCGAGACGTTCTGGGATGTATTGGGGCCGCACCTTGCCGCTGGCGGGGGAGTTGCCTATCTCGGATTCGAGTCCAGAGTAGCCCTCCCGGTATCGGTAATAGCCGCCGTCCTCTACGCGGTCATGGCGATGGGCTGGAGTCTGTGCCTGTCCCGCTCAAGCACCTGGACGAGGACGTTGACCGGGCTCTCCGCCGTGACCTGGACGCTCCTCCTGCTCTCTTCTGCATCCCAGCTACTGCCGTCCGTCTACCGTCCTCCTACCGCTCTAACAGACGTGGGCACCGAGGTTGGTTTTGTCCTGATGGTGCTTTGGTTCCTGCTCGCGCTGAGGGCCATGTTGCGTCTCACACGAGTCACCGAGCATTAGGGGCATGGCAGAATGACCACCTTCACAAACCGAGCGGCTGGATGCCCGCCTTTCCTAACGCAACTGAAACTCCGGCGCGCCCATCACCAGCGCCGTTAACAGGTTCAGCGTGTCCGTCGAGTTCGCATTTGCGGGCTGTTGATCGATTTGTTTATCGATGAGCTGATTGGTCTGCGCCGATACCGGAGCACCGATCATCGTTCCTTCCAGCACGCGGAGCACAATATCGACTCCTGCCGGACCGGCTACAGCAGGCGCCTGCACCGATGCCGAGACCCCAACGAACCGGGCGTCCCCATGCGCTGCCTGTGCCGGGGTGCCTGCCGTCTTGGGAGCCCCACCGGCAAAGCTGCCCGCACCCGTCGGTGTCAGCAACCCCATCGCCAGTAGCTTCGGAGCGTCGAACTTCTGATTGGCGAACTTGCCATTCGTCAGTTGGTAGGCAAAGTTCAGCCGGTCGACCAAGGCGGAAGAGTTCATCCACTGATCGGCTGTCAGGTAGTAGCCCGTCGGAGGTAGCGCATAGTACATCGGCATCCCCATCGTCTTGATCGTGTTCACCAGTGCGCCAGGGTTTTGCGGCTCCGTCGCCGTGGAACGGAAGGCCGACGCCACGAACTCCACCGGGGTCTTCACCTTGTTGTGGAAGTACTGCCGCGAGTTGAACTCAGGCGAGGCGATCAGTTCGCGCAACAGGCTCTTGATATCTCCATTGCTCGATAGATATACCTTCGCCAGCCGATCGACCAGCGCGGGCGGAGGAGTATCCGCCACAAAGTGCTGGGCCAGCAACAGGCTGATGAAGTGTGCCGTCTTCGGGCTGGACGCGAGAATGTTCAACGCGGCAATGCCCTGCTTCATGCTGTCGTCGCTGGCTACGGTCTTGCCTGGCACAGACGTCGCGCTCGCTGACGCCTTTGCTACATTGCCGTTGTCGTCGATTACGTAGCCGAACCATGTCTTCGGTCCGGGCTCATGGCGTTTGGGATCGAACAGAAACGGGCCGCCCTGATTGGGGCGATCCACGCCCCACCCTGTCAAAATCGCCGAAAGCGCCGTCACGTCACTCTGCGTATAACCGCCGTTGACGCCGACCGTGTGCAGCTCCATCACCTCGCGGCCATAGTTTTCATTCAGCCCTTTGTTGCCCTTCTTCGAGTTTGGGTTCTGCGGATTCACCCCATTAGCAATAGAGTCGGGTCCAATCGACAGCCAGTTGTCGAGGTAAACCATCATCGCCGGCGACTTTGCAGTCGCCATCAGCAGATCGCGAAAGTTGCCCAGCGCATTCTTACGAATCACATCGCGCTCATAGCTGGTCGTGTACCACTCGTCAGAGTCCTTGGCGATGTAGACGTTGAAGTGATTGAACCAGAAGTCGGTCATCACCTCCTGCAACTGCCGCTCCGACAGCACATCGCGCAGGATGCGAGCCTGCGCCAGTTCACTACCGATGTTGTAGGACGAGTTCACCTGCGGCGACATGGCATTGAACGTCTCACGCTCTCTCGGCGTGAAGTCCGCAAAGAGCAGATCGTGCAGGTTGCCGCTTAGATTGCCGTTGGCAGTAAAGGCGATGCGGTCTTCGACCGGCATCTTGATCAGGGCAGCCATGCGCTGCTGCTTCGGCAGAACCAGCAGGTCTCCGGCGATCCGTGTCGCCGTCGCCTGGTCGCGTTTCTTGCGTTCGGCCTTCTCCGCATCCGTAAGCTCTACCTTGGGCTTCACACTGCCGTCAGGGTTCTTCTGGTCGCGCTCCTGGAGCAGCTTGTAGACCTGCACCTCATACACCGCGTTTAGCAAAGGATCGACAGGATACGGCACCTTGCCGTCGGCAACTGGGCCGATCTGCGCGCGGTCCGGAAAGACGGTAATCATCTGCGTGGTCGGCATGGTCAGCGTCGGATAGACAGCCAGCCTCTTGTCGAGCACAGGATCTTTGATGGTCTCGGGGCTCATCTGCTGAGCCAGCCATTGACCGGCGCCCATCGCGACCACCTGGTCGACTTCCCCGGGCCGTGCGCCGAACGTAAACCGGTCGAGCATCTGCTGTACCCGCTCACGCTGCGAGAGCGGCGTCAGCACGACAGACTTTATAGGAGGATGGGCGACAGACACATGGGGCTTCTGCGCAAACGTCTTCGCGGCCTTCTGCTGTGCCGGGTCCATCTGCGGGGTGTCGTCCGAACTCTGCATGTCCGGGTTTGCAGCCTGAGCTGGAGACATCTGCCGTTCTGCGGGAGCCATCCCCTGTCCACGCACAGCGACCGTCGGACCGCCGAGTACAAGACCGAGAAGTATCATCCGTAGTGTCATCGTCCGGAAACCCTCAACCCTAGC encodes:
- a CDS encoding PIG-L deacetylase family protein encodes the protein MGLRLLCVVAHPDDECFAFGGALALAAARGVETSVICLTDGQAATHRGSATSGKELGAMRRAEFVASCKVLGVAHYELLDYQDAQLEFANLSEVAGKLVARIRSFRPQVVITFGSDGGLNTHPDHTVVSAATTAAFHWAASAKRYLEHGELYQPQRLYHLSTSYFLPDRPSPIPAPWTVTLDISSVFERKQEAFRAHASQAPLMERTKPIFEKYGNEEYYTLLASPVPQPARQSTDLFEGVAEI
- a CDS encoding ribonuclease HII; amino-acid sequence: MSALFQIPVPPGVTKATAKQQMLKQLICSDAPEQALRYQGFQSIAGVDEVGRGALFGPVVAAAVILPEKTGILARMGLKDSKQLTREDRERLDRKIRTMALAVAIAEVDAATIDRVNIYQASRMAMLMAVQQLGIAPDHLIIDAMRIDHPCPQTKLYYGDALCLSIAAASVVAKVYRDGLLREFDTVYPQYGLASHKGYGTPEHRRALVAHGPCELHRHTFAPVAAVRPKDVPKDSIEPRELFPADDNTLLQEETWA
- the rimM gene encoding ribosome maturation factor RimM (Essential for efficient processing of 16S rRNA), which encodes MTDYSQQDPSKLDSSSSSKWVAIASILRPQGRKGEVLSELLTDLTDQFHEGRLVTLAKKDAVHPLPSTVPVALEGHWLPTGKNAGRIVLKLAGCDSISQAELLAGQQVMIPAEELPELEEDTFYVADLLDCTLFNGEQPVGKIIDVQFATTPDGKTRLPDAAPLLCVELSGSTEEEVEPLLIPFVRAHLESVDVTAKRIVMHLPEGLMLEEDE
- the trmD gene encoding tRNA (guanosine(37)-N1)-methyltransferase TrmD — translated: MRFDIVTIFPEFFGGPPNNGILGHGILERALRIGQAEAHTHDLRSFTYDRHRTVDDRPFGGGEGMVLKAQPIFECVESLGIAPKAERDTTRESVILLSAQGKRFTQATARHLAKLDRVVLICGRYEGVDERVSQLLCDDELSIGDYVLSGGELGAAVIVDAVVRLLPGVLGHADSSKYESFGEGDEPTDTMTEDGVPRSTHGSGGLLDYPHYTRPSEFRGTTIPEVLGNGDHSVIRKWRRQAALAKTLANRPDLLPSADLNDNDRAFLNKLGFNRKH
- a CDS encoding DUF1800 domain-containing protein — protein: MTLRMILLGLVLGGPTVAVRGQGMAPAERQMSPAQAANPDMQSSDDTPQMDPAQQKAAKTFAQKPHVSVAHPPIKSVVLTPLSQRERVQQMLDRFTFGARPGEVDQVVAMGAGQWLAQQMSPETIKDPVLDKRLAVYPTLTMPTTQMITVFPDRAQIGPVADGKVPYPVDPLLNAVYEVQVYKLLQERDQKNPDGSVKPKVELTDAEKAERKKRDQATATRIAGDLLVLPKQQRMAALIKMPVEDRIAFTANGNLSGNLHDLLFADFTPRERETFNAMSPQVNSSYNIGSELAQARILRDVLSERQLQEVMTDFWFNHFNVYIAKDSDEWYTTSYERDVIRKNALGNFRDLLMATAKSPAMMVYLDNWLSIGPDSIANGVNPQNPNSKKGNKGLNENYGREVMELHTVGVNGGYTQSDVTALSAILTGWGVDRPNQGGPFLFDPKRHEPGPKTWFGYVIDDNGNVAKASASATSVPGKTVASDDSMKQGIAALNILASSPKTAHFISLLLAQHFVADTPPPALVDRLAKVYLSSNGDIKSLLRELIASPEFNSRQYFHNKVKTPVEFVASAFRSTATEPQNPGALVNTIKTMGMPMYYALPPTGYYLTADQWMNSSALVDRLNFAYQLTNGKFANQKFDAPKLLAMGLLTPTGAGSFAGGAPKTAGTPAQAAHGDARFVGVSASVQAPAVAGPAGVDIVLRVLEGTMIGAPVSAQTNQLIDKQIDQQPANANSTDTLNLLTALVMGAPEFQLR
- a CDS encoding alpha/beta hydrolase, translated to MNDSLIAVSPDFMPLPADDFGLRFEGASTSPDGALPYDLDSNPRYRVLRGFHSRFLPDDRDISIYLPEAYRTEPRRRFPVFYLHDGQNLFDGRTSYAANRTWRAHTTADWLTRQGLIEPVILVGIANTGARRIAEYTPTRDARLGGGEGTLYGRLLVEDLKPLIDRRFRTLPDAANTALGGSSLGGLITLVLGMKYPEVFGKLAVLSPSVWWDNRSLLALMNPSQPKQHLRIWLDMGMSEGLRHLRDTDLLHRRLVLRGWQDGIDLKYLRVPGGVHDEEAWAARFDQVLKFLFPAVK
- a CDS encoding esterase family protein yields the protein MKREYYKGYSGELDREMEMLVFGHDGLPVIVFPTSCGRFYEFEDRAMVASVQDKIEAGKLQLFCVDSVDAESWYNRDVPPRWRIARHMQYEEYILKGVVPFVRQRNHQPHLVSLGCSLGGYHAANIAFRHPHLFSGLLSMSGAFDMKGFLRGYYDEDCYFNLPLDYLPNLHDAGYLDRMRHNTYVLATGVHDHCWNDNERLATELRAKNIPVRLDVWGDNAEHDWPWWQRMMQVYL
- a CDS encoding glutathione synthase, whose product is MKKIGVLFGMENTFPGALVERINSMEIEGIRAEFVEIGGIEMAKRSSYAVIVDRISHDIPFYRSYLKNAALTGTEVINNPFWWSADDKFFNYALAEKLGVAVPRTVLLPHKNYPPDTNQRSMRNLQYPLDWDAVFEYVKFPAFLKPHDGGGWRDVYHVHNRDEFFHAYDQTRDLCMMLQAEVKFQEYFRCYVVGQEDVRIMTYDPRREHAHRYVLDPPEYPKALLARVKKDALKLCRALGYDLNTVEFAVENGVPYAIDFMNPAPDADRHAVGEESFEWIVDHVAKLAIKKAKLAGEPMKDLRWSSFLGAEPAKKALAKKSAAKKVPAKKVAAKKAVTKGNQ
- the rplS gene encoding 50S ribosomal protein L19, whose amino-acid sequence is MSIHPIMQKLADKLQRTDLPEFAAGDTVRVQVKIKEGDKERLQAFEGMVIAVKKGPQGSFTVRKMSFGQGVERIFPYNSKVVDKVEKIRSYQVRRSKLFYLRGLRGKAARLREVERSK
- a CDS encoding KH domain-containing protein → MTEKSDPNPNNSAISNMQSLMLEIARALVDDPEAVHVDASDAEGSTVLRLRVAPNDIGKVIGKQGRTARCLRTILGAASMKHRHRFSLDIIEAEGDKAAHVE
- the rpsP gene encoding 30S ribosomal protein S16, which codes for MIRLARVGARKQPHYRVVVIEKDRARNGRSIEVVGTYNPRTNPASVDLKSDRIAYWTSKGAQFSETVGKLVAKYKPATESAADASKPLTPAVAPTVAAAEPVAETEPIAAA